The following proteins are encoded in a genomic region of Phragmites australis chromosome 9, lpPhrAust1.1, whole genome shotgun sequence:
- the LOC133928043 gene encoding uncharacterized protein LOC133928043, with translation MVGDGLSLSRSSLDLLLRHYILLSTSSTRRAVQPVGGEGGAVQRGGGEGLEADELIVGLPVSADGRETPQSNKVRSVAGRLAVQAAERGLRVYLQDEHGTSIDALDYMISRGVKKSARDVKSDAYAVVMILERYFSSSGQQTKIVLPRQPEKEYAISFQNISRYCLISVMVACNIVVVLLCMGIV, from the exons atggttggagatggtctaagtcTCTCTCGATCGTCTCTCGATCTGCTCCTGCGCCACTAcatcctcctctccacctcctccacgcgGCGCGCCGTGCAGCCAGTCGGCGGGGAGGGCGGTGCCGTGCAGCGAGGCGGGGGGGAGGGCTTG GAGGCGGACGAGCTCATCGTCGGCCTGCCCGTGTCGGCCGACGGGAGGGAGACGCCGCAGTCCAACAAGGTGCGGAGCGTCGCCGGGAGGCTCGCCGTCCAAGCGGCTGAGAG GGGCTTGAGGGTGTATCTGCAGGATGAGCATGGAACCTCCATAGATGCCCTTGATTACATGATCTCCAG GGGTGTTAAGAAGTCTGCCCGTGATGTCAAATCTGATGCATATGCTGTTGTG ATGATTTTGGAGAGATATTTCTCATCTTCCGGGCAACAGACTAAGATTGTTCTTCCTAGGCAACCAGAAAAGGAGTATGCCAtcagctttcaaaatatttctagGTATTGTCTTATTTCTGTGATGGTTGCTTGTAATATTGTAGTGGTTCTGCTCTGTATGGGTATTGTCTGA